In Paroedura picta isolate Pp20150507F chromosome 1, Ppicta_v3.0, whole genome shotgun sequence, the following are encoded in one genomic region:
- the STMN4 gene encoding stathmin-4 isoform X1 has product MLSASFSISPWKEASARLGAAGLARGVFKEELIRWARSSPTYPFCRRTTTSHIMTLAAYKEKMKELPLVSLFCSCFLSDHLNKPSYKYEVDTVDLTWCVISDMEVIELNKRTSGQSFEVILKPPSFDGIPEFNASLPRRRDPSLEEIQKRLEAAEERRKYQEAELLKHLAGKREHEREVIQKAIEENNNFIKMAKERLIQKMESNKENREAHLAAMLERLQEKDKHAEEVRKNKELKEEASR; this is encoded by the exons ATGCTAAGTGCATCTTTTAGCATCTCTCCCTGGAAAGAGGCGAGTGCGAGGTTGGGAGCGGCTGGACTCGCAAGGGG agTTTTCAAGGAGGAGCTTATCCGCTGGGCACGATCCTCACCCACCTACCCGTTCTGCAGGAGGACCACAACATCACACATCATGACACTAGCTG CATACAAAGAAAAAATGAAGGAGCTCCCCCTGGTGTCTCTCTTCTGCTCGTGCTTCCTCTCCGATCACTTAAACAAACCATCTTACAAATATGAAG TAGACACTGTAGATCTCACCTGGTGCGTCATTTCTGACATGGAGGTCATCGAGCTCAACAAGCGTACCTCGGGCCAGTCCTTTGAAGTCATCCTCAAGCCACCGTCCTTTGATGGAATCCCTGAATTCAATGCCTCCCTGCCCCGACGACGTGACCCTTCACTGGAGGAGATCCAGAAGAGGTTGGAGGCTGCTGAGGAGCGACGCAAG TACCAGGAAGCAGAGCTCCTAAAGCACCTGGCGGGAAAGCGGGAGCATGAACGGGAAGTCATCCAGAAAGCCATTGAAGAGAACAACAATTTCATCAAGATGGCCAAGGAGAGGCTGATCCAAAAAATGGAATCCAACAAGGAGAACCGAGAGGCCCATTTAGCTGCCATGTTGGAACGCCTGCAGGAGaag GACAAACATGCTGAGGAGGTTCGGAAGAATAAGGAGCTAAAGGAAGAGGCCTCAAGGTAA
- the STMN4 gene encoding stathmin-4 isoform X2: MLSASFSISPWKEASARLGAAGLARGVFKEELIRWARSSPTYPFCRRTTTSHIMTLAAYKEKMKELPLVSLFCSCFLSDHLNKPSYKYEDTVDLTWCVISDMEVIELNKRTSGQSFEVILKPPSFDGIPEFNASLPRRRDPSLEEIQKRLEAAEERRKYQEAELLKHLAGKREHEREVIQKAIEENNNFIKMAKERLIQKMESNKENREAHLAAMLERLQEKDKHAEEVRKNKELKEEASR; encoded by the exons ATGCTAAGTGCATCTTTTAGCATCTCTCCCTGGAAAGAGGCGAGTGCGAGGTTGGGAGCGGCTGGACTCGCAAGGGG agTTTTCAAGGAGGAGCTTATCCGCTGGGCACGATCCTCACCCACCTACCCGTTCTGCAGGAGGACCACAACATCACACATCATGACACTAGCTG CATACAAAGAAAAAATGAAGGAGCTCCCCCTGGTGTCTCTCTTCTGCTCGTGCTTCCTCTCCGATCACTTAAACAAACCATCTTACAAATATGAAG ACACTGTAGATCTCACCTGGTGCGTCATTTCTGACATGGAGGTCATCGAGCTCAACAAGCGTACCTCGGGCCAGTCCTTTGAAGTCATCCTCAAGCCACCGTCCTTTGATGGAATCCCTGAATTCAATGCCTCCCTGCCCCGACGACGTGACCCTTCACTGGAGGAGATCCAGAAGAGGTTGGAGGCTGCTGAGGAGCGACGCAAG TACCAGGAAGCAGAGCTCCTAAAGCACCTGGCGGGAAAGCGGGAGCATGAACGGGAAGTCATCCAGAAAGCCATTGAAGAGAACAACAATTTCATCAAGATGGCCAAGGAGAGGCTGATCCAAAAAATGGAATCCAACAAGGAGAACCGAGAGGCCCATTTAGCTGCCATGTTGGAACGCCTGCAGGAGaag GACAAACATGCTGAGGAGGTTCGGAAGAATAAGGAGCTAAAGGAAGAGGCCTCAAGGTAA